Proteins co-encoded in one Cupriavidus taiwanensis genomic window:
- a CDS encoding GlsB/YeaQ/YmgE family stress response membrane protein: MMAFIGTVFVGLIVGLIARAVKPGDDKLGWIMTIILGILGSVVAGYVGRALGWYQPGEPAGWVASVLGAIVLLIIYGMVRRKA; encoded by the coding sequence ATGATGGCATTCATTGGCACCGTGTTCGTCGGCCTTATCGTCGGCCTGATCGCCAGGGCGGTAAAGCCCGGCGACGACAAGCTGGGCTGGATCATGACCATCATCCTGGGCATCCTGGGCTCGGTGGTCGCGGGCTATGTCGGCCGCGCGCTGGGCTGGTACCAGCCCGGCGAACCCGCGGGCTGGGTCGCCTCGGTGCTTGGCGCAATCGTGCTGCTGATCATCTACGGCATGGTGCGCCGCAAGGCCTGA
- the cyoD gene encoding cytochrome o ubiquinol oxidase subunit IV has protein sequence MSAHDDTLPAHGHGHDHGESEIHISLGGYVTGFVLSVILTAIPFWLVMGKVFAQSSTTAMVLLALGAVQIVVHMIYFLHLNARSEGGWNMLALIFTLVLVVITLTGTLWVMFHLNSNMMPGMHTTKTLP, from the coding sequence ATGAGCGCGCACGACGACACGCTGCCGGCCCATGGCCATGGCCATGACCACGGCGAAAGCGAGATTCATATCTCGCTCGGCGGCTACGTGACCGGCTTCGTGCTGTCGGTGATCCTGACCGCGATCCCGTTCTGGCTGGTGATGGGCAAGGTGTTCGCGCAGTCCAGCACCACCGCGATGGTGCTGCTGGCGCTGGGCGCGGTGCAGATCGTGGTGCACATGATCTACTTCCTGCACCTCAACGCCAGGTCCGAGGGTGGCTGGAACATGCTGGCGCTGATCTTCACGCTGGTGCTGGTGGTGATCACGCTGACCGGCACGCTGTGGGTGATGTTCCACCTGAATTCCAATATGATGCCGGGCATGCATACCACCAAGACCCTGCCTTGA
- the cyoC gene encoding cytochrome o ubiquinol oxidase subunit III, translating into MADTYAPFTADGAPAHEAPPQRAPAQPAELRFYLTEEYHVPNGTLLGFWLYLMSDCLVFACLFAAYGVLGRNYAGGPSGAELFDLPLVALNTSFLLLSSITYGFAMLETQRGRLAPTQGWLAVTGLLGAAFLAVEIYEFAHLVGEGAGPQRSGFLTSFFALVGTHGLHVTFGIVWLVTLVVQLRRHGLIPENKRRLMCLSMFWHFLDVVWIGVFTFVYLMGVLP; encoded by the coding sequence ATGGCTGATACCTACGCTCCCTTCACCGCCGACGGCGCGCCCGCGCACGAGGCCCCGCCGCAGCGCGCGCCGGCGCAGCCGGCCGAGCTGCGCTTCTACCTCACCGAGGAATACCACGTGCCCAACGGCACGCTGCTCGGTTTCTGGCTCTACCTGATGAGCGACTGCCTGGTCTTTGCGTGCCTGTTCGCCGCCTACGGCGTGCTCGGCCGCAATTACGCGGGCGGGCCTTCCGGGGCCGAGTTGTTCGACCTGCCGCTGGTGGCGCTGAACACCTCGTTCCTGCTGCTGTCCTCGATCACCTACGGCTTCGCCATGCTGGAGACGCAGCGCGGGCGCCTTGCGCCGACCCAGGGCTGGCTCGCCGTGACCGGCCTGCTGGGCGCAGCCTTCCTCGCGGTCGAGATCTATGAGTTCGCGCACCTGGTGGGCGAGGGCGCCGGGCCGCAGCGCAGCGGCTTCCTGACCTCGTTCTTCGCGCTGGTCGGCACCCACGGCCTGCATGTGACCTTCGGCATCGTGTGGCTGGTCACGCTGGTGGTGCAACTGCGCCGCCACGGGCTGATCCCCGAAAACAAGCGCCGCCTGATGTGCCTGTCGATGTTCTGGCACTTCCTGGATGTGGTCTGGATCGGCGTCTTTACCTTTGTCTACCTGATGGGAGTGCTGCCATGA
- the chrA gene encoding chromate efflux transporter, protein MATLPSPSDDTRGPDGPLAVFLIFLRLGLTSFGGPVAHLAYFREELVRRRGWLSEAAYADVVALCQCLPGPASSQTGIALGLARAGHGGALAAWLGFTLPSALAMIVFALGVTRYGMAAVPGALHGLKLVAVAVVAQAVWGMARTLCVGPVRIAIMLVAAGTVLAWPGPWAQVALMAAAAVAGMVLLRPALAGAHEPLRLPVTHRGGVLALALFAALLAGLPLLAQWAADPAVRVFDAFFRAGALVFGGGHVVLPLLDAAVVGPGWVGKEAFLAGYGAAQAMPGPLFSFAAFLGAAMQKPPTGLAGGLLCTLAIFLPGALLVLGALPFWESLRRNQRAQAALAGINAGVVGLLLAALWHPVWTSAVQGPLDIVLVALALVALMRWKLPPWLVVVASGVAGWAVAALL, encoded by the coding sequence ATGGCCACCTTGCCCAGCCCTTCCGACGACACCCGCGGCCCCGACGGGCCGCTGGCCGTGTTCCTGATCTTCCTGCGGCTGGGCCTGACCTCGTTCGGCGGCCCGGTGGCCCACCTGGCCTACTTCCGCGAGGAACTGGTGCGCCGGCGCGGCTGGCTCAGCGAGGCGGCCTATGCCGACGTGGTGGCACTGTGCCAGTGCCTGCCCGGACCGGCCAGCAGCCAGACCGGCATTGCGCTGGGGCTGGCGCGCGCCGGCCATGGCGGCGCACTGGCGGCATGGCTGGGCTTTACGCTGCCATCGGCGCTGGCCATGATCGTGTTCGCGCTGGGGGTGACCCGTTACGGCATGGCCGCGGTGCCGGGCGCGCTGCACGGGCTGAAGCTGGTGGCGGTAGCGGTGGTGGCGCAGGCGGTGTGGGGCATGGCGCGGACGCTGTGCGTCGGCCCGGTGCGCATTGCCATCATGCTGGTGGCCGCCGGAACCGTGCTGGCGTGGCCGGGGCCGTGGGCGCAGGTGGCCCTGATGGCCGCCGCCGCGGTCGCCGGCATGGTCCTGTTGCGGCCGGCGCTGGCCGGCGCGCATGAACCGCTGCGCCTGCCGGTGACGCATCGCGGCGGCGTGCTGGCGCTGGCGCTGTTTGCCGCGTTGCTGGCCGGCCTGCCGCTGCTGGCGCAGTGGGCCGCCGATCCGGCGGTGCGCGTGTTCGATGCCTTTTTCCGCGCCGGCGCGCTGGTGTTCGGCGGCGGTCACGTGGTGCTGCCGCTGCTGGACGCGGCCGTGGTCGGGCCCGGCTGGGTCGGCAAGGAAGCCTTCCTGGCCGGCTACGGCGCGGCGCAGGCCATGCCCGGTCCGCTGTTTTCCTTCGCCGCGTTCCTCGGCGCTGCCATGCAGAAGCCGCCCACCGGCCTTGCCGGCGGGCTGCTGTGCACGCTGGCCATCTTCCTGCCCGGCGCGCTGCTGGTGCTGGGCGCGCTGCCGTTCTGGGAAAGCCTGCGCCGCAACCAGCGCGCCCAGGCCGCGCTGGCCGGCATCAACGCCGGCGTGGTCGGTCTGCTGCTGGCGGCGCTGTGGCATCCGGTGTGGACCAGCGCGGTGCAGGGACCGTTGGACATCGTGCTGGTGGCGCTCGCGCTGGTGGCGCTGATGCGCTGGAAGCTGCCGCCATGGCTGGTGGTGGTGGCCAGCGGCGTGGCCGGCTGGGCGGTGGCGGCGTTGCTCTGA
- a CDS encoding aldo/keto reductase, with amino-acid sequence MPDLSMPYRRLGASNLRVSALCLGTMMFADQTDEAEAGRIVASARDHGVNFIDTADVYSKGASEQMVGRLLTAERHDWVLATKLGNAMQAAPNHGHYSRVWITRAVEDSLHRLATDYLDILYLHRDYPGANLEEPVRAMGDLVRSGKIRYWAVSNFRGWRIAEIARLCDALGVPRPVACQPYYNLLNRLPEVEILPACEHYGLGVVPYSPVARGVLTGKYAPGQAPAQGTRAGRADRRMMETEFREESLVIAQQLKTHAEARGLTPGQFATAWVLANPVITSVIAGPRTLAQFEDYFGALGAAITPDEEAMIDGLVSPGHASTPGYNDPGYPLVGRPVGRPVDRTAAGR; translated from the coding sequence ATGCCAGATCTCTCCATGCCGTACCGCCGCCTCGGCGCCAGCAACCTGCGCGTCTCGGCGCTGTGCCTGGGCACCATGATGTTCGCCGACCAGACCGACGAGGCCGAGGCCGGCCGCATCGTCGCCAGCGCGCGTGACCACGGCGTGAACTTCATCGATACCGCCGACGTGTACAGCAAGGGCGCGTCCGAGCAGATGGTCGGGCGCCTGCTGACCGCCGAGCGCCACGACTGGGTGCTGGCCACCAAGCTCGGCAACGCGATGCAGGCCGCGCCCAACCACGGCCACTACTCGCGCGTGTGGATCACGCGCGCGGTCGAGGACAGCCTGCACCGGCTGGCGACCGACTACCTCGACATCCTCTACCTGCATCGCGACTATCCCGGCGCCAACCTGGAAGAGCCGGTGCGCGCCATGGGCGACCTGGTGCGCAGCGGCAAGATCCGCTACTGGGCGGTGTCGAACTTCCGCGGCTGGCGCATCGCCGAGATCGCGCGGCTGTGCGATGCGTTGGGGGTGCCGCGCCCGGTCGCGTGCCAGCCGTACTACAACCTGCTGAACCGGCTGCCGGAGGTGGAGATCCTGCCCGCGTGCGAGCACTACGGCCTGGGCGTGGTGCCCTACAGCCCGGTGGCGCGCGGCGTGCTGACCGGCAAGTACGCGCCCGGCCAGGCGCCGGCCCAGGGCACGCGCGCGGGCCGCGCCGACCGCCGCATGATGGAAACCGAGTTCCGCGAGGAATCGCTGGTCATCGCGCAGCAGCTCAAGACCCACGCCGAGGCGCGCGGGCTGACGCCGGGCCAGTTCGCCACCGCGTGGGTGCTGGCCAACCCGGTCATCACGTCGGTGATCGCCGGCCCGCGCACGCTGGCGCAGTTCGAGGATTACTTCGGCGCGCTGGGTGCCGCGATCACGCCCGACGAAGAGGCGATGATCGATGGGCTGGTGTCGCCGGGCCATGCCTCGACGCCGGGCTACAACGATCCGGGCTATCCGCTCGTTGGGCGTCCGGTCGGGCGACCGGTCGACCGCACGGCAGCTGGCCGATAA
- a CDS encoding SURF1 family protein, protein MTGSTDDRAAPVENPRTANAAHGVPASSRPLSTVWLTVLALFAAAAIAGLVALGNWQIERRAWKLGLIAQVAERVHAAPVAAPAPAQWAGLTRANAEYRRVRASGTFLDERQTLVQAVTEQGGGYWVMTPLRLADGSTVLVNRGFVAEPFRARVAPAGSGPGEVVGLLRMSEPGTGLLRHNDAARDQWFSRDVAAIAAHRGLGPGPVAPYFIDAAAVPPPEGTDPKAWPVGGLTVTAFTNNHLGYALTWYGLALMVAAAAAYVGREEYRKRRAARSDPRA, encoded by the coding sequence TTGACCGGTTCCACCGACGACCGCGCCGCGCCGGTCGAAAATCCGCGCACCGCCAACGCCGCCCACGGCGTCCCCGCATCCTCGCGCCCGCTGTCGACCGTCTGGCTGACGGTGCTGGCGCTGTTCGCCGCGGCGGCCATCGCCGGCCTGGTGGCGCTGGGCAACTGGCAGATCGAGCGGCGCGCCTGGAAGCTCGGCCTGATCGCCCAGGTGGCCGAGCGCGTCCATGCCGCGCCGGTGGCGGCGCCCGCGCCGGCGCAATGGGCGGGGCTGACCAGGGCCAATGCCGAGTACCGGCGCGTGCGCGCCAGCGGTACCTTCCTCGACGAGCGCCAGACCCTGGTGCAGGCCGTGACCGAGCAGGGCGGCGGCTACTGGGTGATGACGCCGCTGCGGCTGGCCGACGGCAGCACCGTGCTGGTCAACCGCGGCTTCGTCGCCGAGCCTTTCCGCGCGCGCGTGGCGCCCGCCGGCAGCGGCCCCGGCGAAGTGGTCGGCCTGCTGCGCATGAGCGAGCCGGGCACCGGGCTGCTGCGCCACAACGACGCGGCACGCGACCAGTGGTTCTCGCGCGACGTGGCGGCAATCGCCGCGCATCGCGGCCTGGGTCCGGGCCCGGTCGCGCCGTATTTCATCGACGCCGCGGCGGTGCCGCCGCCGGAAGGGACGGACCCCAAGGCCTGGCCCGTGGGCGGGCTGACGGTGACAGCCTTTACCAACAACCACCTCGGCTACGCGCTCACCTGGTACGGGCTGGCGCTGATGGTGGCGGCCGCCGCCGCTTACGTGGGGCGCGAGGAATACCGCAAGCGCCGCGCCGCCCGTTCCGATCCGCGCGCCTGA
- a CDS encoding transglycosylase domain-containing protein, which translates to MSRRSWIFAGLAVALTGGAYVVYSVVASEVRNSHWQARLIGSLGQRLTFEIQPGASDSIRFPHSGPYDARMGYGRLPLFAQRLEQRGYVPAEQARMSPDMVRMIDEGLFTPYREKNQAGLLLRDCNGLTLAFERYPQRQYPDFGAVPPLLVSALLYVENQGLLNPEYPNMNPALDWRRLSRAVLDQMIRLADKSHDAPGGSTLATQIEKYRHSPEGRTTSIPEKFRQMASASLRAYLDGPDTQRARERIVVDYLNTVPLSARAGFGEINGIGDALWVWYGEDFGEVNRLLKEMDQRAPDPRQAQAFKRALSLIISQRRPSYHLRRDDTNLDALTGSYLRLLAANNIITAELRDAALAQPLDKASAPLRPPQEPFVTRKAVNRVRADITRLTGVESRYDMDRLDLTVDSTINREAQRIVTETLQRVNNKADARAMGLYGHNLLRDQDDPSKLTTSFTLYERVGNASVVRIQADNIDQPFDINSGARLNLGSTAKLRTLVTYLEIISELHARYAGMTRAELAAIPLARQDALSRWAVEYLSKARNPAERELMPMLEAAMERKYSGNAGEGFYTGGGLQSFTNFERWEGERIMTVRIGFQHSVNLVFIRMMRDIVRYEMFHAKPDMGDLFEDRNAPGRREYLERFADQEGSAYMTGFYQRYRGKNSAQRLDTLLGRVRMTIPHLNAVRMSVTLLSARPNLDEDSYIRIMRARLGDRQLAKEDLPALYRKYGKDNFNLNDRGYLSRVHPLELWMVEYLDQHPDATLAEILRASTAERQEVYKWLFKTRSKAGQDNRIRTLLEQDAFTRIARRWQRLGYPFDSLTPSYASAIGAAGDRPAALAELAGILLSGGVVTQNAAVRSLAFADGTPYATRYVLQPGPGKRVLPAEVAELARRSMLDVVERGTAKSIRGAFTVPGRNGATLTVAGKTGTGDQRFQVYGPGGRLISSRSVNRSATFVFTLGERFFGTVVVNVREPYAARYSFTSALAVRVLRAIAPQVSAMAPGGDRALLRCRDAAPGLRTPRAPTMASPADGVPGTVLADGLGAGLEAALPPPARQEVAALPPPPAPPAPGLADNDAAGVRRASQALRRTMP; encoded by the coding sequence GTGTCGCGTCGTAGCTGGATTTTCGCTGGCTTGGCGGTCGCCCTCACCGGCGGTGCCTATGTCGTGTATAGCGTTGTCGCAAGCGAGGTGCGCAACTCGCACTGGCAGGCGCGGCTGATCGGCAGCCTGGGCCAGCGGCTGACATTCGAGATCCAGCCCGGTGCCAGCGACAGCATCCGCTTCCCGCATTCCGGACCCTATGACGCCCGCATGGGCTACGGCAGGCTGCCGCTGTTCGCGCAGCGGCTGGAGCAGCGCGGCTATGTGCCCGCAGAGCAGGCACGCATGTCGCCCGACATGGTGCGGATGATCGATGAAGGCCTGTTCACGCCCTACCGCGAAAAGAACCAGGCCGGCCTGCTGCTGCGCGACTGCAATGGCCTGACGCTGGCGTTCGAGCGCTATCCGCAGCGCCAGTACCCCGACTTCGGCGCGGTGCCGCCGTTGCTGGTGAGCGCGTTGCTTTATGTCGAGAACCAGGGCCTGCTCAATCCGGAATACCCGAACATGAACCCGGCGCTGGACTGGCGCCGGCTGTCGCGCGCGGTGCTGGACCAGATGATCCGGCTGGCCGACAAGTCGCACGACGCGCCCGGCGGCAGCACGCTGGCGACGCAGATCGAGAAATACCGGCACTCGCCCGAGGGCCGCACCACCTCGATCCCGGAAAAATTCCGGCAGATGGCGTCGGCATCGCTGCGCGCCTACCTGGACGGCCCCGACACCCAGCGCGCGCGCGAGCGCATCGTGGTCGACTACCTGAATACGGTGCCGCTGTCGGCGCGCGCCGGCTTCGGCGAGATCAACGGCATCGGCGATGCGCTGTGGGTCTGGTACGGCGAGGATTTCGGCGAGGTCAACCGGCTGCTCAAGGAGATGGACCAGCGCGCTCCGGATCCGCGCCAGGCGCAGGCCTTCAAGCGGGCGCTGTCGCTGATCATCTCGCAGCGCCGCCCGTCCTACCACCTGCGCCGCGACGACACCAATCTCGATGCGCTGACCGGCAGCTACCTGCGCCTGCTGGCGGCCAACAACATCATTACGGCCGAACTGCGCGACGCGGCGCTGGCGCAGCCGCTGGACAAGGCGTCGGCGCCGCTGCGCCCGCCGCAGGAGCCCTTTGTCACGCGCAAGGCCGTCAACCGGGTCCGCGCCGACATTACGCGCCTGACCGGCGTCGAAAGTCGCTATGACATGGACCGGCTCGACCTGACCGTGGACAGCACCATCAACCGCGAGGCGCAGCGCATCGTCACCGAGACCCTGCAGCGCGTGAACAACAAGGCCGACGCGCGCGCCATGGGCCTGTATGGCCACAACCTGCTGCGCGACCAAGACGATCCGTCGAAGCTGACCACCAGCTTCACGCTGTACGAGCGCGTCGGCAATGCCAGCGTGGTGCGGATCCAGGCCGACAATATCGACCAGCCCTTCGACATCAACAGCGGCGCGCGCCTGAACCTGGGCTCCACCGCCAAGCTACGCACGCTGGTGACCTACCTGGAGATCATCAGCGAGCTGCACGCGCGCTATGCCGGCATGACGCGCGCGGAGCTGGCCGCGATACCGCTGGCGCGCCAGGATGCGCTCAGCCGCTGGGCGGTGGAGTACCTGTCCAAGGCACGCAACCCCGCCGAGCGCGAACTGATGCCAATGCTGGAAGCGGCGATGGAGCGCAAGTACTCCGGCAATGCCGGCGAGGGCTTCTACACCGGCGGCGGCCTGCAGAGCTTTACCAACTTCGAGCGCTGGGAGGGCGAGCGCATCATGACCGTGCGCATCGGGTTCCAGCATTCGGTCAACCTGGTCTTTATCCGCATGATGCGCGACATCGTGCGCTACGAGATGTTCCATGCCAAGCCTGACATGGGGGACCTGTTCGAGGACCGCAACGCACCCGGGCGGCGCGAGTACCTTGAGCGCTTCGCCGACCAGGAGGGCAGTGCCTACATGACCGGTTTCTACCAGCGCTACCGCGGCAAGAATTCCGCGCAGCGCCTGGACACGCTGCTGGGCCGCGTGCGCATGACGATACCGCACCTGAATGCGGTGCGCATGTCGGTGACGCTGCTGAGTGCGCGCCCGAACCTGGACGAGGACAGCTATATCCGCATCATGCGTGCGCGCCTGGGCGACAGGCAGCTGGCCAAGGAAGACCTGCCGGCGCTGTACCGCAAGTACGGCAAGGACAATTTCAACCTGAACGACCGTGGCTACCTGTCGCGGGTGCATCCGCTGGAACTGTGGATGGTCGAATACCTGGACCAGCACCCGGATGCGACGCTGGCGGAGATCCTGCGCGCCAGCACCGCCGAGCGCCAGGAAGTGTACAAGTGGCTGTTCAAGACGCGCAGCAAGGCCGGGCAGGACAACCGCATCCGCACGCTGCTGGAGCAGGACGCCTTTACGCGCATCGCGCGGCGCTGGCAGCGGCTGGGCTATCCGTTCGACTCGCTGACGCCGTCGTATGCCAGCGCCATCGGCGCCGCCGGCGATCGCCCCGCGGCGCTGGCCGAGCTGGCCGGCATCCTGCTTTCAGGCGGCGTGGTCACGCAGAACGCGGCGGTGCGCAGCCTGGCCTTCGCCGATGGCACTCCGTATGCCACCCGCTACGTGCTGCAGCCCGGTCCGGGCAAGCGCGTGCTGCCGGCGGAGGTGGCCGAGCTGGCGCGCCGTTCGATGCTGGATGTGGTGGAGCGCGGTACCGCCAAGTCGATCCGCGGCGCGTTCACGGTGCCGGGGCGCAATGGCGCCACCCTGACCGTGGCTGGCAAGACCGGCACCGGCGACCAGCGCTTCCAGGTCTACGGGCCGGGCGGACGGCTGATCTCGTCGCGCTCGGTGAACCGTTCCGCGACCTTCGTGTTCACGCTGGGCGAGCGCTTCTTCGGTACCGTGGTGGTCAATGTGCGCGAACCCTACGCGGCGCGCTACAGCTTTACCAGCGCGCTCGCGGTGCGGGTGCTGCGCGCGATCGCGCCGCAGGTGTCGGCGATGGCGCCGGGCGGCGACCGCGCGCTGCTGCGCTGCCGCGACGCGGCCCCGGGCCTGCGCACCCCGCGCGCGCCGACCATGGCGTCACCCGCCGACGGCGTGCCCGGCACGGTCCTGGCCGACGGGCTGGGCGCGGGGCTGGAAGCCGCACTGCCGCCGCCGGCGCGGCAGGAGGTGGCGGCGCTGCCGCCGCCGCCCGCACCCCCGGCGCCGGGCCTGGCCGACAACGACGCGGCGGGTGTGCGCCGCGCCAGTCAGGCCTTGCGGCGCACCATGCCGTAG
- a CDS encoding PepSY-associated TM helix domain-containing protein, whose amino-acid sequence MTDTQPAAGQQLRAFWLKHLHQWHWISSAICLVGMLLFAVTGFTLNHAGQIEARPAVQTRHATLPTRVLDEVRAAAPTGAAQAGETRAPVPAVLADWLAQALAIDASGREAEWSADEIYLALPRPGGDAWVSIALDSGEAQYENTSRGAVSYLNDLHKGRHTGAAWSLFLDAFALACLVFCVTGLLLLKLHAGGRVATWPLVGLGLVVPVLLALLFIH is encoded by the coding sequence ATGACCGACACCCAGCCGGCCGCCGGCCAGCAGCTCCGTGCCTTCTGGCTCAAGCATCTCCATCAGTGGCACTGGATCAGTTCCGCGATCTGCCTGGTCGGCATGCTGTTGTTCGCGGTCACCGGCTTCACCCTGAACCACGCCGGCCAGATCGAGGCCAGGCCCGCCGTGCAGACCCGGCACGCCACCCTGCCCACGCGCGTGCTCGACGAGGTCCGGGCGGCGGCCCCGACCGGCGCGGCGCAGGCGGGCGAGACCAGGGCGCCGGTGCCGGCGGTGCTGGCCGACTGGCTGGCGCAGGCGCTGGCTATCGACGCCAGCGGGCGCGAGGCGGAATGGTCCGCCGACGAAATCTACCTGGCGCTGCCGCGCCCGGGCGGCGACGCCTGGGTCAGCATCGCGCTCGACAGCGGCGAGGCGCAGTACGAGAACACCTCGCGCGGTGCCGTCTCGTACCTGAACGACCTGCACAAGGGCCGCCACACCGGCGCGGCCTGGAGCCTGTTCCTGGATGCGTTCGCGCTGGCGTGCCTGGTGTTCTGCGTGACCGGCCTGTTGCTGCTCAAGCTGCACGCGGGCGGGCGCGTCGCGACCTGGCCGCTGGTGGGGCTGGGGCTGGTGGTGCCGGTGCTGCTGGCGCTCCTGTTTATCCACTGA
- a CDS encoding methyl-accepting chemotaxis protein — protein sequence MLHNLSLKKKLLLPLVLSWVCLLGITLWNAWHIRSLRMDERRLDLAHVTDTAVSVVAEYEALAKAGKLPAEEARQQAIERVRAMRFGADGYFTLMRSDTVVLMHPFKPEMNGKAMEGMKDPNGVYLFRDIAAIGKGAGKGFVEYLWPKPGAQAPQPKLSYVANFRPWDWNFIAGLYLDDIEAAFRRELWKALGLLLAVGALMSLVMVRVAASLQRQLGGEPAATAQIAGRIAEGDLAGQVELRAGDEHSVLHAMQRMQSRLTGAIGSIRGSADSIAGAAKQIAAGNADLSRRSEEQAASLQQTAASMEQLTSTVRQSAENARQASHLAEGASDIAVRGGAIVSQVVDTMGEIRSASGKVVDIIGVIEGIAFQTNILALNAAVEAARAGDQGRGFAVVAGEVRTLAQRSATAAKEIKALIGNSAQRVEDGAVLVENAGRAMGEIVDAVRRVTDLMGEMRAATEEQTGGIEQVNQAVSQMDQMAQQNAALVEQAAAAAASLEDQADALHRAVGQFRLAA from the coding sequence ATGCTGCACAACCTGAGCCTGAAGAAAAAACTGCTGTTGCCGCTGGTGCTGAGCTGGGTCTGCCTGCTCGGCATCACGCTGTGGAATGCGTGGCACATCCGCTCGCTGCGCATGGACGAACGCCGGCTCGACCTGGCCCACGTCACCGACACCGCGGTCTCGGTGGTGGCCGAGTACGAGGCCCTGGCCAAGGCCGGCAAGCTGCCCGCCGAGGAGGCCAGGCAGCAGGCGATCGAGCGCGTGCGCGCGATGCGCTTCGGCGCCGACGGCTATTTCACGCTGATGCGTTCCGACACCGTGGTGCTGATGCACCCGTTCAAGCCGGAGATGAACGGCAAGGCCATGGAGGGCATGAAGGATCCCAACGGCGTCTACCTGTTCCGCGACATCGCCGCGATCGGCAAGGGCGCCGGCAAGGGCTTCGTCGAATACCTGTGGCCGAAGCCGGGCGCGCAGGCGCCGCAGCCCAAGCTGAGCTACGTGGCCAACTTCCGCCCCTGGGACTGGAACTTCATCGCCGGGCTGTACCTGGACGACATCGAGGCGGCGTTCCGCCGGGAGCTGTGGAAGGCCCTGGGCCTGCTGCTGGCGGTGGGCGCGCTGATGTCGCTGGTGATGGTGCGGGTCGCGGCCAGCCTGCAGCGCCAACTGGGCGGCGAGCCGGCCGCCACCGCGCAGATCGCCGGGCGCATTGCCGAAGGCGACCTCGCCGGCCAGGTCGAGCTGCGCGCGGGCGACGAGCACAGCGTGCTCCATGCCATGCAGCGCATGCAGTCGCGCCTGACCGGCGCGATCGGCAGCATCCGCGGCTCGGCCGATTCGATTGCCGGCGCCGCCAAGCAGATTGCCGCCGGCAATGCCGACCTGTCGCGCCGCAGCGAGGAGCAGGCCGCGTCGCTGCAGCAAACCGCCGCCAGCATGGAGCAGCTCACCAGCACCGTGCGCCAGAGCGCCGAGAACGCGCGCCAGGCCAGCCACCTGGCCGAGGGCGCGTCGGACATCGCCGTGCGCGGCGGCGCCATCGTCAGCCAGGTGGTGGACACCATGGGCGAGATCAGGAGCGCCTCGGGCAAGGTGGTCGACATCATCGGCGTGATCGAGGGCATTGCCTTCCAGACCAATATCCTGGCGCTCAACGCGGCGGTCGAGGCGGCCCGTGCCGGCGACCAGGGCCGCGGCTTCGCGGTGGTGGCCGGCGAGGTGCGCACGCTGGCGCAGCGCAGCGCCACCGCGGCCAAGGAGATCAAGGCGCTGATCGGCAATTCGGCGCAGCGCGTGGAAGACGGCGCGGTGCTGGTCGAGAATGCCGGCCGTGCGATGGGCGAGATCGTCGACGCGGTCAGGCGCGTGACCGATCTGATGGGCGAAATGCGTGCCGCCACCGAGGAGCAGACCGGCGGCATCGAGCAGGTCAACCAGGCGGTGTCGCAGATGGACCAGATGGCGCAGCAGAACGCCGCGCTGGTGGAACAGGCGGCCGCCGCCGCGGCGTCGCTGGAAGACCAGGCCGACGCGCTGCACCGCGCCGTGGGCCAGTTCCGCCTGGCGGCCTGA
- a CDS encoding DUF2271 domain-containing protein: MRRLLSVSLTGMAAVPLASPALAADLNVKVDIPRLSVAEYHRPYVAMWVERADQSPVQTLAVWYDGKLKDGEGTKWLKDMRQWWRKAGRDLHMPADGISGATRAPGEHSVSFSDGKAPLGKLPAGNYQLVVEAAREVGGRELLRVPFTWPPQSAQSARARGEHELGGVTVDLKP; the protein is encoded by the coding sequence ATGCGCCGACTGCTCTCCGTCTCCCTGACCGGCATGGCCGCCGTGCCGCTGGCCAGTCCCGCGCTGGCCGCGGACCTGAACGTCAAGGTCGATATCCCGCGCCTGAGCGTGGCCGAATACCACCGGCCCTACGTGGCGATGTGGGTCGAGCGCGCCGACCAGAGCCCGGTGCAGACCCTGGCGGTCTGGTACGACGGCAAGCTCAAGGACGGCGAGGGCACCAAGTGGCTCAAGGACATGCGCCAGTGGTGGCGCAAGGCCGGCCGCGACCTGCACATGCCGGCCGACGGCATCTCCGGCGCCACGCGGGCGCCGGGCGAGCACAGCGTCAGCTTCAGCGACGGCAAGGCGCCGCTGGGCAAGCTGCCCGCGGGCAACTACCAGCTGGTGGTGGAAGCCGCGCGCGAAGTGGGCGGGCGCGAACTGCTGCGCGTGCCGTTCACGTGGCCGCCGCAATCGGCACAGAGCGCCCGCGCCAGGGGCGAACACGAACTCGGCGGCGTCACCGTCGACCTGAAGCCTTAA